In Antechinus flavipes isolate AdamAnt ecotype Samford, QLD, Australia chromosome 3, AdamAnt_v2, whole genome shotgun sequence, a genomic segment contains:
- the INSIG2 gene encoding insulin-induced gene 2 protein, with the protein MAERETASSVPPKCGPYISSVTSRSMNLMIRGVVLFLIGVFLALVLNLLQIQRNVTLFPPDVIASIFSSAWWVPPCCGTASAVIGLLYPCIDRHLGEPHKFKREWSSVMRCVAVFVGINHASAKVDFDNNIQLSLTLAALSIGLWWTFDRSRSGFGLGVGIAFLATLVTQLLVYNGVYQYTSPDFLYVRSWLPCIFFAGGITMGNIGRQLAMYECKVTAEKSHQE; encoded by the exons ATGGCAGAGAGAGAGACGGCATCATCTGTGCCCCCAAAGTGTGGGCCGTATATTTCTTCTGTCACTAGTCGAAGTATGAACTTGATGATTCGTGGAGTAGTTCTGTTTTTGATTGGAGTATTTCTTGCATTAGTATTAAATCTGCTTCAGATTCAGAGAAATGTCACACTTTTTCCACCTGATGTGATTGCAAGCATCTTCTCTTCAGCATGGTGGGTACCACCATGCTGTGGCACAGCTTCAG CTGTGATTGGGTTATTATACCCCTGCATTGACAGGCATCTGGGAGAGCCacataaatttaaaagagagTGGTCCAGTGTAATGCGATGTGTAGCAGTCTTTGTTGGTATAAATCATGCCAGTGCT AAAGTAGATTTTGACAACAATATACAGTTGTCTCTCACTCTAGCTGCACTGTCCATTGGTCTGTGGTGGACTTTTGATAGATCACGAAGTGGTTTTGGCCTTGGAGTAGGAATTGCTTTCTTGGCAACCTTGGTCACACAACTACTTGTCTATAATGGGGTTTATCA ATATACATCTCCAGATTTTCTTTATGTTCGTTCTTGGTTACCATGTATATTTTTTGCTGGTGGCATAACAATGGGAAACATTGGTCGACAACTAGCTATG tATGAATGTAAAGTCACTGCAGAAAAATCTCATCaagaatga